The following are encoded in a window of Esox lucius isolate fEsoLuc1 chromosome 14, fEsoLuc1.pri, whole genome shotgun sequence genomic DNA:
- the LOC109616579 gene encoding trichohyalin-like produces the protein MLEERQREMEAERMQMESELKSRQDRLEKRQREMEAVGKKMESDLRKREDMLEERQNEMEAERRKREIKRRKKEHINGDTDHLRELRRGRVKMDKGQTEIKEVRPKQQHPKDHIKKEDPQVKEKNDMDIQGPELLGSGMDGGMKKERVVKTRCKLKFMKEGPKENDSKKPDTRVKPTEVIVLMQDVVCRAIDTDVEMKQERVDILGIVPNEENTKGHVEYVKKQVQEETDMDFFVEELDQLQNDLDVGIKHRTTNPKKEDKLKVMKKSSNVQHATDNDKQRKVIKGSPNEQNSKRHVKIVRKHVQEETDMDFFLAELEQLENDLDVGIKNRTTNPKKEDKLKVMKKSSNVQHATDNDKQRKVIKGSPNEQNAKGHVKIVRKHVQEETDMDFFLAELEQLENDLDVGIKNRTTNPKKEDKLKVMKKSSNVQHATDNDKQIKVIKGSPNEQNAKGHVVNVKKQVQEETDMDFFLEELEQLEKELDVGVKHRTSNPKNADKLRFMDESLNEQHSTEDDKQSKVVKENAKQQHDMKLEKQAEDETEGNLSSAWGMKHWGSNSKKVDALKDAKESSMDKHAREDDKKRKENELIQDEKTAKEHVKNIGKQVEETTMDLVIEDLELLESGNDGGLKLKRSNTKMEDKLNVTKESPNEEQAKRFETQVKKETKVNYSIEKVALMEKDTDGGMKNMRSNPKKEDKQRKALKERQIEQNAKGSNNGKTKDTQVIEETDATYKKEIQTEMPKSILDKIRNKIDQHRTQKKEKQKQKNLQFLQEALTTHEVLDVALNIHAKKKPRKWVKCQDFSIFQCK, from the exons atgcttgaagaaaggcagagagagatggaggcagagaggatgCAAATGGAGAGTGAACTGAAAAGCAGACAAGACAGGCTtgaaaagaggcagagagaaatggaggcagTGGGAAAGAAAATGGAGAGTgatctgagaaagagagaagacatGCTTGAAGAAAGGCAGAatgagatggaggcagagagaaggaaaagggaGATTAAacggagaaagaaagaacacaTCAATGGTGACACTGACCATCTGAGGGAATTGAGGAGGGGGAGAGTTAAAATGGATAAAGGTCAAACGGAAATCAAAGAAGTACGTCCAAAGCAACAACATCCCAAAGATCACATTAAAAAGGAAGACCCACAAGTCAAAGAAAAGAATGACATGGACATTCAAGGGCCTGAGCTACTGGGAAGTGGAATGGATGGAGgaatgaagaaagaaagagtTGTTAAAACAAGATGTAAACTCAAATTTATGAAAGAAGGTCCCAAGGAAAACGATTCTAAAAAGCCAGACACAAGagtgaaaccaactgaagtgattGTTTTAATGCAAGACGTAGTGTGCCGGGCAATTGACACAGATGTGGAAATGAAGCAAGAGAGAGTAGATATATTAGGCATTGTCCCAAATGAAGAAAATACCAAAGGACATGTTGAATATGTAAAGAAACAAGTTCAAGAAGAGACTGacatggatttctttgttgaagAACTAGATCAACTGCAAAATGACTTGGATGTGGGAATAAAGCACAGGACAACAAATCCCAAAAAGGAAGACAAACTGAAAGTCATGAAAAAAAGTTCAAACGTACAACATGCTacagataatgacaaacaaagaaaagtaataaaaggaagtccaaatgaacaaaattCCAAAAGACATGTTAAAATTGTAAggaaacatgttcaagaagaGACTGACATGGATTTTTTTCTTGCAGAATTAGAGCAACTGGAAAATGACTTGGATGTGGGAATAAAGAACAGGACAACAAATCCCAAAAAGGAAGACAAACTGAAAGTCATGAAAAAAAGTTCAAACGTACAACATGCTacagataatgacaaacaaagaaaagtaataaaaggaagtccaaatgaacaaaatgccaAAGGACATGTTAAAATTGTAAggaaacatgttcaagaagaGACTGACATGGATTTTTTTCTTGCAGAATTAGAGCAACTGGAAAATGACTTGGATGTGGGAATAAAGAACAGGACAACAAATCCCAAAAAGGAAGACAAACTGAAAGTCATGAAAAAAAGTTCAAACGTACAACATGCTacagataatgacaaacaaataaaagtaataaaaggaagtccaaatgaacaaaatgccaAAGGACATGttgtaaatgtaaagaaacaagTTCAAGAAGAGACTGACATGGATTTTTTTCTAGAAGAATTGGAGCAACTGGAAAAGGAATTGGATGTGGGCgtaaagcacagaacatcaaaTCCAAAAAACGCAGACAAGCTAAGATTTATGGATGAAAGTCTTAATGAACAACATTCTACAGAGGATGACAAACAAAGCAAAGTTGTCAAAGAAAATGCAAAGCAACAACATGATATGAAGTTAGAGAAACAAGCAGAAGACGAAACCGAAGGGAATTTGTCAAGTGCCTGGGGAATGAAGCACTGGGGATCAAATTCCAAAAAGGTAGATGCACTTAAAGATGCAAAAGAAAGTTCCATGGACAAACATGCTAGAGAggatgacaaaaaaagaaaagaaaatgaactAATTCAAGATGAAAAAACTGCCAAAGAACATGTGAAAAATATAGGCAAACAAGTTGAAGAGACTACCATGGATTTGGTAATTGAAGACCTTGAACTGCTGGAAAGTGGGAATGATGGGGGATTGAAGCTCAAGAGATCAAATACTAAAATGGAAGACAAACTTAATGTGACAAAAGAAAGTCCAAATGAAGAACAGGCTAAAAGATTCGAGAcacaagtaaaaaaagaaaccaaagTGAATTATTCTATTGAAAAGGTAGCACTAATGGAAAAAGACACAGATGGAGGAATGAAGAACATGAGATCAAATCCCAAAAAGGaagacaaacaaagaaaagcaCTAAAAGAAAGACAAATTGAACAAAATGCCAAAGGAAGTAACAACGGAAAGACAAAGGACACACAAGTCATAGAAGAGACCGACGCAACCTACAAGAAAGAAATCCAAACCGAGATGCCAAAGTCAATTCTTGACAAGATACGCAATAAAATCGACCAACACAGAACccaaaagaaggaaaaacagaaacaaaaaaatcttcAATTCCTTCAAGAAGCATTGACCACTCATGAAGTATTAGATGTGGCATTAAACATACATGCCAAAAAGAAGCCTAGAAAATGGGTCAAATGCCAGG aTTTTTCAATATTTCAGTGTAAATGA
- the LOC114840874 gene encoding heat shock protein 30-like, with amino-acid sequence MLCSPEFQSSINPLMDFYCPVHSLCPEVRPLLWQQGLLERNIKEIKSSLALMEKLQQCISEEMDHVPASVDIQPFSYKLEKEGEGFAMTLDTKDFSPEEICVRQVGRKLRVSGKTEKKQGDGKGSYSYRCQEFRQEIDLPEGVNPETVTCSMTPDGKLHIEAPNTLLSSERVVPINCSLDVRTPQSLSSQTEGTTMDSQKQHQNTGSHVE; translated from the coding sequence ATGCTGTGCTCCCCAGAATTCCAATCTTCCATCAACCCATTGATGGACTTCTACTGTCCCGTTCACAGTCTCTGTCCGGAGGTACGACCTCTTCTCTGGCAGCAGGGTCTACTTGAGAGAAACATTAAGGAGATCAAGAGCAGTCTGGCACTGATGGAGAAACTTCAGCAGTGTATCTCTGAAGAGATGGACCATGTTCCTGCCTCTGTGGACATCCAACCATTTTCTTACAAgctggagaaagagggagagggcttTGCCATGACACTGGACACTAAGGACTTCTCCCCAGAGGAGATCTGTGTCAGACAGGTGGGCAGGAAGCTAAGAGTCAGTGGGAAGACGGAGAAGAAGCAGGGTGATGGGAAAGGCTCCTACTCTTACAGATGCCAGGAGTTCAGACAAGAGATTGATCTTCCTGAAGGCGTGAACCCTGAGACAGTCACCTGCTCCATGACTCCTGACGGGAAGCTCCACATCGAGGCACCTAATACTTTATTATCTTCTGAGAGAGTGGTTCCCATCAACTGTAGTCTGGATGTGAGGACGCCGCAATCCCTCAGCTCACAGACAGAGGGCACCACTATGGACTCCCAGAAGCAACATCAGAACACGGGTTCACATGTAGAGTGA